One genomic segment of Chelonia mydas isolate rCheMyd1 chromosome 1, rCheMyd1.pri.v2, whole genome shotgun sequence includes these proteins:
- the DUSP12 gene encoding dual specificity protein phosphatase 12 isoform X1, whose amino-acid sequence MVPVLPGLFVGGAAAGALQAAGVAALLSVDAEEPPAVPGIRTLHIPARDEPGTDLLSHLDSCAAFLSAARAGGGAVLVRCHAGVSRSVALVTAYLMKTNNLTFEEAYATIKAIKSDAKMNEGFEWQLKLYEAMGCKVDVTSAIYKQYRLQKVTEKYSDLYHSLSAELQDLPREVFAVDPTSICQTLNSEVLYRCRKCRRSLFRNSSILAHAEGSGPAAFAHKRITDPAQLRNDSRVKCTSYFIEPVQWMEPILLGVMEGQLLCPKCTSKLGSFSWRGEQCSCGRWVTPAFQIHKSRVDEMKTLPVCGFQTLRT is encoded by the exons ATGGTGCCGGTGCTCCCTGGCCTGTTCGTGGGCGGCGCGGCGGCCGGGGCCCTGCAGGCGGCGGGGGTGGCGGCGCTGCTCTCTGTGGACGCGGAGGAGCCGCCCGCGGTGCCGGGGATCCGGACCCTGCATATCCCGGCGCGGGACGAGCCCGGCACCGACCTGCTGAGCCACCTCGACTCCTGCGCCGCCTTCCTCAGCGCGGCCCGGGCGGGGGGCGGCGCCGTCCTGGTGCGATG CCACGCTGGAGTCAGTAGAAGTGTTGCTTTAGTGACGGCGTATTTAATGAAAACCAACAATCTCACCTTCGAAGAGGCTTATGCCACTATCAAAGCCATCAAATCCGACGCCAA AATGAACGAAGGCTTTGAATGGCAGCTGAAACTCTACGAAGCAATGGGCTGTAAAGTTGATGTGACCAGTGCCATTTACAAACAGTATCGCTTGCAAAAAGTTACAGAGAAATATTCTG ATTTGTATCACTCACtctctgcagagctgcaagaCTTGCCACGAGAAGTCTTTGCAGTTGACCCAACCAGCATTTGTCAAACTCTCAACAGTGAGGTTCTCTACAGGTGCAGAAAATGCAG ACGTTCCCTATTTCGTAATTCGAGCATTTTGGCCCATGCTGAAGGAAGTGGACCAGCAGCCTTTGCTCACAAGAGGATTACAGATCCTGCTCAGCTTCGTAATGACAGTCGGGTTAAATGTACTTCTTATTTCATTGAGCCTGTACAGTGGATGGAGCCAATATTGTTAGGAGTGATGGAAGGACAG CTTCTGTGCCCCAAATGCACTTCGAAGTTGGGCTCCTTCAGTTGGCGTGGTGAACAGTGTTCGTGTGGCCGATGGGTGACTCCTGCCTTCCAGATTCACAAGAGTCGGGTGGATGAAATGAAAACGCTGCCAGTCTGTGGATTCCAAACTCTCAGAACGTGA
- the DUSP12 gene encoding dual specificity protein phosphatase 12 isoform X2, whose protein sequence is MVPVLPGLFVGGAAAGALQAAGVAALLSVDAEEPPAVPGIRTLHIPARDEPGTDLLSHLDSCAAFLSAARAGGGAVLVRCHAGVSRSVALVTAYLMKTNNLTFEEAYATIKAIKSDAKMNEGFEWQLKLYEAMGCKVDVTSAIYKQYRLQKVTEKYSELQDLPREVFAVDPTSICQTLNSEVLYRCRKCRRSLFRNSSILAHAEGSGPAAFAHKRITDPAQLRNDSRVKCTSYFIEPVQWMEPILLGVMEGQLLCPKCTSKLGSFSWRGEQCSCGRWVTPAFQIHKSRVDEMKTLPVCGFQTLRT, encoded by the exons ATGGTGCCGGTGCTCCCTGGCCTGTTCGTGGGCGGCGCGGCGGCCGGGGCCCTGCAGGCGGCGGGGGTGGCGGCGCTGCTCTCTGTGGACGCGGAGGAGCCGCCCGCGGTGCCGGGGATCCGGACCCTGCATATCCCGGCGCGGGACGAGCCCGGCACCGACCTGCTGAGCCACCTCGACTCCTGCGCCGCCTTCCTCAGCGCGGCCCGGGCGGGGGGCGGCGCCGTCCTGGTGCGATG CCACGCTGGAGTCAGTAGAAGTGTTGCTTTAGTGACGGCGTATTTAATGAAAACCAACAATCTCACCTTCGAAGAGGCTTATGCCACTATCAAAGCCATCAAATCCGACGCCAA AATGAACGAAGGCTTTGAATGGCAGCTGAAACTCTACGAAGCAATGGGCTGTAAAGTTGATGTGACCAGTGCCATTTACAAACAGTATCGCTTGCAAAAAGTTACAGAGAAATATTCTG agctgcaagaCTTGCCACGAGAAGTCTTTGCAGTTGACCCAACCAGCATTTGTCAAACTCTCAACAGTGAGGTTCTCTACAGGTGCAGAAAATGCAG ACGTTCCCTATTTCGTAATTCGAGCATTTTGGCCCATGCTGAAGGAAGTGGACCAGCAGCCTTTGCTCACAAGAGGATTACAGATCCTGCTCAGCTTCGTAATGACAGTCGGGTTAAATGTACTTCTTATTTCATTGAGCCTGTACAGTGGATGGAGCCAATATTGTTAGGAGTGATGGAAGGACAG CTTCTGTGCCCCAAATGCACTTCGAAGTTGGGCTCCTTCAGTTGGCGTGGTGAACAGTGTTCGTGTGGCCGATGGGTGACTCCTGCCTTCCAGATTCACAAGAGTCGGGTGGATGAAATGAAAACGCTGCCAGTCTGTGGATTCCAAACTCTCAGAACGTGA
- the TENT5C gene encoding terminal nucleotidyltransferase 5C translates to MAGKGSNTDCMSCSVLSWEQVSRLHEVLTEVVPIHGRGNFPTLKITLKDIVQTVRNRLDEAGIQVHDVRLNGSAAGHVLVKDNGLGCKDLDLIFQVSLPTEAEFQLVRDVVLRSLLNFLPEGVSKLKISPMTLKEAYIQKLVKVCTETDRWSLISLSNKHGRNVELKFVDRIRRQFEFSVDSFQIILDALLFYYDCSENPMSEHFHPTVIGESMYGDFEAAFDHLRNRLIATKNPEEIRGGGLLKYSNLLVRDFQPMDKEEIKTLERYMCSRFFIDFPDILDQQRKLETYLQNHFSKEERSKYDYLMILRRVVNASTVCLMGHERRQTLNLISLLALRVLAEQNIIPNATNVTCYYQPAPYVSDGNFSNYYIANSPIPYSQSYPTWLPCN, encoded by the coding sequence ATGGCAGGCAAAGGAAGTAATACTGATTGCATGTCATGCAGTGTACTGAGCTGGGAGCAGGTCAGCCGTCTGCATGAGGTTCTGACAGAGGTGGTTCCAATCCATGGACGGGGCAACTTCCCAACACTGAAGATAACCCTGAAGGACATTGTTCAGACTGTTCGCAACAGGCTGGATGAGGCAGGCATCCAAGTACATGATGTCCGGCTGAATGGTTCTGCAGCTGGTCACGTCTTGGTCAAGGATAATGGACTGGGTTGCAAAGATCTGGACCTAATTTTTCAAGTGTCCCTTCCAACTGAAGCTGAGTTTCAGCTAGTCAGAGATGTGGTGTTGCGGTCCCTCTTAAACTTCTTGCCAGAGGGGGTGAGCAAACTAAAAATCAGCCCAATGACACTGAAGGAAGCCTACATCCAGAAGCTAGTGAAAGTATGCACAGAGACGGACCGATGGAGCTTAATATCTCTCTCCAACAAACATGGCAGGAATGTAGAGCTGAAGTTTGTAGATCGCATACGACGACAGTTTGAGTTCAGTGTGGACTCTTTCCAAATCATACTAGATGCCTTGCTTTTTTACTATGACTGCTCAGAAAATCCTATGTCGGAGCACTTCCATCCAACTGTAATTGGGGAGAGTATGTATGGAGACTTTGAGGCAGCCTTTGATCACCTCCGAAACAGACTGATAGCTACCAAGAATCCTGAGGAGATCAGAGGTGGTGGGCTCCTGAAGTACAGCAACCTCTTAGTGCGGGATTTCCAGCCCATGGACAAGGAGGAGATTAAAACTCTAGAGCGCTACATGTGCTCCCGGTTCTTCATAGACTTCCCTGACATCCTGGATCAGCAGCGCAAACTGGAGACTTACCTCCAGAACCACTTCTCCAAAGAGGAGAGAAGCAAATATGACTATCTCATGATCCTGCGCAGGGTGGTAAATGCGAGCACAGTGTGCCTCATGGGACATGAGCGGAGACAGACTCTCAACCTGATCTCGCTGCTAGCACTTAGAGTGTTGGCAGAACAAAACATCATACCTAATGCCACTAATGTTACCTGTTATTATCAGCCAGCACCTTATGTCAGCGATGGGAACTTCAGCAACTACTATATTGCAAACTCTCCCATCCCCTATAGCCAGTCTTATCCCACCTGGCTGCCTTGTAACTAA